A genomic window from Populus alba chromosome 19, ASM523922v2, whole genome shotgun sequence includes:
- the LOC118056595 gene encoding uncharacterized protein, translating into MDSSIALSSYSSRLKCSLPNPPPMMMVPSPQLPGVLPLSSRCCGIASFAEFRGLRIQMGSKLSTSLVSNSTRRNPKVFSRIVSEAHETFVDIPAVTDETWQSLIIEADGPVLVEFWAPWCGPCRIIHPVIAELSTEYDGKLKCFKLNTDESPSTTTKYGIRSIPTIMIFKNGEKKDAIIGSVPKTTLISNMKKFL; encoded by the exons ATGGACTCATCGATAGCTTTATCCTCTTACTCTTCACGCCTAAAATGCTCCCTCCCTAATCCCCCGCCTATGATGATGGTGCCGTCACCTCAGCTCCCAGGTGTGCTTCCTTTATCCAGCCGCTGTTGTGGCATAGCTTCCTTTGCGGAGTTCAGAGGATTGAGGATCCAAATGGGTTCAAAATTGTCAACTTCGTTGGTTTCGAATAGTACGAGGAGAAATCCTAAGGTTTTTTCTCGTATTGTGTCTGAAGCTCATGAGACTTTTGTTGAca TTCCTGCAGTGACGGATGAAACATGGCAGTCACTCATCATCGAGGCTGATGGGCCCGTGCTGGTTGAGTTTTGGGCTCCGTGGTGTGGACCCTGCCGGATAATCCATCCAGTAATAGCTGAACTATCTACGGAATATGATGGAAAGCTCAAGTGCTTCAAATTGAATACTGATGAAAGTCCTTCCACCACAACCAAGTATGGAATTCGAAGCATCCCGACAATCATGATCTTCAAAAACGGGGAGAAGAAAGATGCAATTATTGGTTCTGTGCCCAAAACCACACTAATTTCCAATATGAAGAAATTCTTATAG